One region of Ardenticatenales bacterium genomic DNA includes:
- a CDS encoding class I mannose-6-phosphate isomerase, translating into MPRFYPLTFIPVLKSYIWGGRGLADKLGRSLPPGIIAESWDISGHPNGITAVANGPRSGLPLTTLQEMWGLDLVGRRAAWAHERGKFPLLIKLLDAATPLSVQVHPTDAYALTHEGNELGKTEMWVVLRADADAGIILGVSAGTTREQFRQALAAGQLEPHLHRLPVRAGDVVCVPAGTLHAILGGVIIAEIQQNSDTTYRVFDWNRLGADGQPRPLHVDKALEVIDFRRIEPGLAQPCPAWQTDGARAMTLCQNPYFITERVEMDPGARYEGAANGETLEIWGCIGGAAALTGGGVRVPLPAVQFVLLPAAMGPFVVEADGNAGTILLRTYLPAPEPMS; encoded by the coding sequence ATGCCCCGCTTCTACCCCCTCACCTTCATCCCCGTCCTCAAATCCTATATCTGGGGCGGGCGCGGTCTGGCGGACAAACTGGGCCGTTCCTTGCCCCCCGGCATCATCGCCGAAAGTTGGGACATATCCGGGCATCCCAACGGCATCACCGCCGTAGCCAACGGTCCCCGAAGCGGCCTGCCATTAACCACGCTGCAAGAGATGTGGGGGCTGGACCTCGTGGGACGACGTGCAGCCTGGGCGCACGAACGTGGCAAGTTTCCCTTGCTGATCAAATTGCTGGACGCCGCCACGCCCCTCTCCGTGCAAGTCCACCCCACCGACGCCTACGCCCTGACCCACGAGGGCAATGAGTTGGGCAAAACGGAAATGTGGGTGGTGCTGCGCGCGGATGCGGATGCCGGCATTATCCTCGGCGTCAGCGCGGGAACCACACGGGAACAGTTTCGCCAGGCATTAGCGGCGGGCCAGCTAGAGCCGCACCTGCATCGCCTGCCCGTGCGCGCGGGAGACGTGGTTTGTGTACCCGCCGGCACGTTGCACGCCATCCTCGGCGGCGTGATCATCGCCGAAATTCAGCAAAACTCAGACACCACCTACCGCGTGTTTGATTGGAATCGTCTGGGCGCGGACGGGCAGCCCCGCCCGCTGCACGTGGACAAGGCGCTGGAGGTGATCGACTTTCGGCGCATAGAACCGGGGCTGGCGCAGCCGTGCCCCGCCTGGCAGACGGATGGCGCGCGCGCCATGACCCTGTGCCAGAACCCATACTTTATCACGGAACGGGTGGAGATGGATCCGGGAGCGCGTTACGAAGGCGCAGCCAATGGTGAGACCCTGGAAATCTGGGGTTGTATCGGCGGCGCGGCGGCGCTGACGGGCGGCGGCGTGCGTGTGCCGCTGCCGGCGGTGCAGTTCGTGCTTCTTCCGGCGGCTATGGGACCCTTTGTCGTGGAAGCAGACGGAAATGCCGGCACAATCCTACTCCGCACCTACCTTCCCGCACCGGAGCCAATGTCATGA
- the tatC gene encoding twin-arginine translocase subunit TatC, giving the protein MDNAAEDSRQLQMTLLGHLNELRKRLVWVGAALLVGTILSIIFAEKMLQFLTRPYGDQLQTIRPTEGIETYFKIALLSGAILSMPIILLQVWKFIEPGLLPREKRYVYVFLPSAMLLFLLGVSFAWFVLLPAAITFLGGFLNTVFTTEWTSQEYIGFITTFLFWIGVSFEMPVIVYFIARVGVVSAATLREQWRTAIVVIAVVAAAVTPTVDPVTMLLTMAPLLVLYVLSLGLARIGQRQFERSMALESETGGTK; this is encoded by the coding sequence ATGGACAATGCCGCCGAAGACTCCCGCCAACTGCAAATGACCCTGCTTGGGCATCTAAATGAGCTGCGCAAACGACTGGTGTGGGTGGGCGCGGCGTTGCTGGTGGGCACGATTCTCAGCATCATTTTCGCCGAGAAAATGCTGCAATTCCTCACGCGGCCATATGGGGACCAACTCCAGACGATCCGCCCCACGGAAGGAATCGAGACTTATTTCAAAATTGCCTTGCTCTCCGGGGCGATTCTGTCCATGCCCATCATCCTGCTGCAAGTGTGGAAGTTCATTGAGCCGGGCCTGCTCCCGCGCGAAAAGCGATATGTTTATGTCTTCCTCCCCAGCGCCATGCTGCTCTTTCTCCTGGGGGTGTCCTTTGCCTGGTTCGTGCTGCTGCCCGCCGCGATCACCTTCCTCGGCGGCTTCTTGAATACCGTGTTTACGACGGAGTGGACGAGTCAGGAATACATCGGCTTTATCACCACATTCTTGTTTTGGATAGGGGTGAGCTTTGAAATGCCGGTGATTGTCTATTTCATTGCCCGTGTGGGCGTGGTCAGCGCGGCGACGTTGCGCGAGCAGTGGCGCACGGCGATTGTGGTGATTGCCGTGGTGGCGGCGGCGGTGACGCCCACGGTGGACCCGGTGACGATGCTGCTGACGATGGCTCCGCTGCTGGTGCTATATGTACTCAGCCTGGGGCTGGCGCGCATTGGGCAGCGGCAGTTTGAGCGATCCATGGCGCTGGAAAGCGAAACGGGCGGTACGAAGTAA
- a CDS encoding peptide ABC transporter substrate-binding protein: protein MMKPDIRLQGLLALVCLGLILSLLTVQAQSANLCTVQVPASGGSLVEGVVGRPQYINPLLADANQVDRDLVNLVFDGLTRYDDQGQLVPALARGWQVSEDNLTVTFTLRDDVTWQDGQPFTSADVAFTYGLMQDDAYTAVPGLARLWQAVTITPLDAHTISFTLPTPYSPFLEATTRGILPAHLLPGITAATLPAAAFNQAPVGTGPFIVESGDWTRSGRLRLRPNPAYWRGGVQLDAIEYRFFPDVAAAVTAYQDGAIYAINRIPAADLPRMAALPGMRLFSAPESRYTQLIFNLTASGLAAVRDKAVRQALAYGLDRPQLVDAAVNGQGVVFEGPYLPNSWTYNADALTVYATNPLSATTLLAGAGWTLVNDSVRQKEDVSLSLRLLFPDTDSDAALAAGIAAQWAAIGVETVPRPVALVDLPAALLERAYDVALVEITPLGDPDLYDFWSQEAVIRGRNYGGWNNRRASEALEEARQLWPQAERRTRYNRFLFFFDNDLPAFTLYQHVFTYGLSQAVNQQGGSGLADIGLIHQPRDRYRTLPDWFLVYRDVLVACPETATPSPP from the coding sequence ATGATGAAACCTGATATTCGGCTGCAAGGGCTGCTGGCGCTGGTTTGCCTGGGCCTGATTCTGTCTCTCCTGACGGTGCAGGCGCAATCGGCGAATTTGTGTACGGTGCAAGTGCCGGCATCTGGCGGCAGCCTGGTTGAAGGGGTTGTGGGACGCCCGCAATATATCAATCCCCTGCTGGCGGACGCCAACCAGGTAGACCGCGACCTCGTCAACCTTGTCTTTGACGGCCTCACGCGCTACGATGATCAGGGGCAGTTAGTGCCGGCATTAGCCCGCGGCTGGCAGGTTAGCGAAGACAATCTCACCGTCACCTTCACCCTGCGCGACGACGTCACCTGGCAGGATGGGCAGCCCTTCACCAGCGCCGACGTCGCCTTCACCTACGGCCTGATGCAGGATGATGCCTACACCGCCGTGCCCGGCCTGGCGCGCCTTTGGCAAGCCGTCACCATCACCCCACTAGACGCGCACACCATCTCCTTTACCCTGCCCACGCCCTATTCCCCCTTCCTGGAAGCCACCACGCGCGGCATCTTGCCCGCCCATCTATTGCCCGGCATCACCGCCGCTACCCTGCCCGCCGCCGCCTTTAACCAGGCCCCCGTGGGCACAGGGCCTTTCATCGTCGAGAGTGGCGATTGGACCCGTAGCGGGCGGCTGCGCCTGCGCCCCAACCCTGCTTATTGGCGCGGCGGCGTGCAGTTGGACGCCATCGAATATCGCTTCTTCCCGGACGTGGCCGCCGCCGTGACTGCTTACCAGGATGGCGCGATCTATGCCATCAACCGCATACCCGCCGCCGACCTGCCGCGCATGGCCGCTTTGCCGGGTATGCGCCTCTTTTCCGCGCCCGAATCCCGCTACACCCAACTCATCTTCAACTTGACCGCCAGTGGCCTGGCTGCCGTGCGTGACAAAGCGGTGCGGCAGGCGCTGGCATATGGCCTGGATCGTCCGCAACTGGTAGATGCCGCCGTTAATGGGCAGGGTGTTGTCTTTGAAGGTCCCTATTTGCCCAATTCCTGGACTTACAATGCGGATGCGCTGACCGTTTACGCGACCAATCCCCTGTCGGCGACCACGTTGTTGGCCGGGGCGGGCTGGACCCTCGTCAATGATTCCGTGCGCCAAAAGGAAGACGTTTCGCTTTCATTGCGCCTGTTGTTCCCCGATACGGACAGCGACGCGGCCCTGGCGGCGGGCATTGCCGCGCAATGGGCGGCTATTGGCGTGGAAACGGTGCCGCGACCTGTGGCGCTGGTGGACCTGCCCGCCGCGCTCCTGGAGCGGGCCTATGATGTGGCCCTGGTGGAGATTACGCCGCTGGGCGACCCCGATCTGTACGATTTTTGGAGTCAGGAGGCGGTGATCCGCGGGCGGAATTATGGCGGCTGGAATAATCGGCGCGCCAGTGAGGCGTTGGAGGAAGCGCGGCAGTTGTGGCCGCAGGCGGAGCGACGCACCCGTTACAATCGCTTCTTGTTCTTTTTTGATAATGATTTGCCGGCATTCACCCTCTACCAACACGTCTTCACCTATGGACTGAGCCAGGCCGTCAACCAGCAAGGCGGCAGCGGCCTCGCCGACATCGGCCTCATTCACCAACCCCGCGACCGGTATCGCACACTCCCTGACTGGTTCCTGGTCTACCGGGACGTGCTGGTAGCCTGCCCGGAAACTGCTACCCCCTCCCCTCCCTGA
- a CDS encoding segregation/condensation protein A, with translation MPNYVIELPAFAGPFDLLLHLIERNELDITAISLAQVTRQYLEQVEQLKQNKRVEYLIDFIVIGARLVLIKSRALLPQNPALGLEDEEEEDPAETLARQLRAYRQFKQLAEWLHRREEQGLRTYLRVAPPPKIESKLDLSGITPESLRRALQDVLARVEKSEESVGLVARRRITIEGQIDLLRRTVQVGRMGFHELLSPEVTKVEVCITLLAVLELIKRRELVAEQQEMFGPIWLTKMA, from the coding sequence ATGCCGAATTATGTGATTGAATTGCCGGCATTCGCCGGCCCCTTCGACCTGCTGCTACACCTGATTGAGCGTAACGAACTGGACATCACGGCCATTTCCCTGGCCCAGGTCACCCGGCAGTACCTGGAACAGGTCGAGCAACTCAAGCAAAACAAGCGCGTCGAATACCTGATAGATTTCATCGTCATTGGCGCGCGCCTGGTCCTGATCAAGAGCCGCGCCCTGCTGCCACAAAATCCCGCTTTGGGCCTGGAAGATGAAGAAGAAGAAGACCCCGCGGAAACCCTGGCGCGACAGTTACGCGCCTATCGGCAGTTCAAGCAACTGGCCGAATGGCTGCACCGGCGCGAGGAACAAGGCTTGCGCACCTACCTGCGCGTGGCGCCACCGCCAAAAATCGAGAGCAAACTGGATTTGAGCGGCATCACCCCGGAAAGCTTGCGGCGGGCGCTGCAAGACGTATTGGCGCGGGTGGAAAAATCGGAGGAGAGCGTGGGGCTGGTTGCCCGGCGGCGCATCACCATTGAGGGGCAAATTGACTTGCTGCGCCGCACCGTGCAGGTCGGGCGCATGGGCTTCCACGAACTGCTCTCCCCGGAAGTCACCAAAGTGGAAGTGTGCATCACGCTCCTGGCCGTGCTGGAGCTAATCAAACGGCGAGAGCTGGTCGCCGAACAGCAAGAGATGTTCGGCCCCATCTGGCTCACAAAAATGGCATAA
- a CDS encoding penicillin acylase family protein codes for MERNKWTTVSALVGAAAVGAGSVYYWLLQRPLPQTDGILRVPGVSEQVAIYRDPWGVPHIYAQTMPDLLFAQGFVHAQDRLWQMEFWRRLVAGRLSEVVGERTVPVDRWVRTLGMRQVAEQEAAQADGALREQLEAYVAGINAAIAQGKLPVEFSLLRYDPEPWQLADLFAWGKMMAWHLSVNWQTEIIRAQLIDLLGPELAAELEVAYDGPLVVPPGVDYAGIGATALSKAADAAEWVGPPPEAGLGSNNWVVGGRRTTTGAPLLASDMHLSMSMPCIWYENHLVCQPEGFNVMGVSFAGIPYVMVGHNNHIAWAFTNGFPDVQDLYIERLRHEEGRVLYEYQGEWLPAEVRREVIEVKGAEPVIEEVIVTHHGPIINSLVSYPAGEPLGEAPLALRWTAHETDEQFRAVYLMNRARNCREFHEATRDWSVPVQNMVSADRAGNIAYSFPGRLPIRAKGDGRVPVPGWTGEYEWTGYVPFAEVPHYVNPSQGYIVTANNRVVDDAYPYPLGYDFSVKDRAERIHEMIRARERVDVAAMQEMQYDVLSLTARALRPFWAELTTDDAELTQVIGLMRGWDGRLKADSAAAAVYQVFMRRLLRLVLAERLGELMAYYAGQGPTPLLAETNQFGARSWEWLLRILHQPDSHWFAPEQGRARDDLMRQALRQAVDFLTKELGADKSEWAWGRLHQLTFPHPLGNVRPLDKLFNRGPFPIGGDSTTVCATGAHFYDLATASLIGPPYRMIADLSDWRNCVSMLAPGQSGQPGSKHYDDQVEAFFNRGYHPMLFYRQEVEEQAQTVLWLQP; via the coding sequence ATGGAACGTAACAAATGGACGACCGTGAGCGCGTTGGTGGGGGCGGCGGCGGTGGGGGCGGGCAGCGTCTACTACTGGCTGCTGCAACGTCCCCTGCCGCAGACGGATGGCATTCTGCGCGTGCCGGGGGTGTCGGAGCAGGTGGCGATTTACCGCGATCCGTGGGGCGTGCCGCACATTTACGCGCAAACGATGCCGGATTTGCTATTTGCGCAGGGGTTTGTGCATGCGCAGGACCGGCTGTGGCAGATGGAGTTCTGGCGGCGGCTGGTAGCCGGGCGACTGTCGGAGGTGGTCGGGGAGCGTACGGTTCCGGTGGACCGTTGGGTGCGCACACTGGGGATGCGGCAGGTGGCGGAGCAGGAGGCGGCGCAGGCGGATGGGGCGTTGCGCGAGCAGTTGGAGGCGTATGTTGCCGGCATTAACGCCGCCATTGCTCAGGGAAAACTCCCCGTCGAATTCTCGCTGCTACGTTACGACCCGGAGCCGTGGCAGTTGGCGGACCTGTTCGCCTGGGGCAAGATGATGGCCTGGCACCTATCCGTGAACTGGCAGACGGAGATCATCCGGGCGCAGTTGATTGACCTGCTGGGACCGGAACTCGCGGCGGAGTTGGAGGTGGCATACGATGGGCCGTTGGTGGTTCCACCGGGTGTGGATTATGCCGGCATTGGCGCCACCGCCCTATCAAAAGCCGCCGACGCCGCCGAATGGGTGGGCCCGCCGCCGGAAGCCGGCCTGGGCAGCAACAACTGGGTCGTCGGCGGTCGCCGCACCACCACCGGCGCGCCTCTACTCGCCAGCGACATGCACCTGAGCATGTCCATGCCCTGCATCTGGTACGAGAATCACCTGGTTTGCCAGCCGGAAGGATTTAACGTGATGGGGGTGTCGTTTGCCGGCATTCCCTACGTCATGGTCGGGCACAACAACCACATCGCCTGGGCCTTCACCAACGGCTTCCCCGACGTGCAGGACCTGTACATCGAACGACTGCGCCACGAAGAAGGGCGCGTCCTCTACGAATACCAGGGCGAGTGGCTGCCCGCCGAGGTGCGCCGCGAGGTCATCGAAGTCAAAGGGGCGGAACCCGTTATCGAAGAAGTCATCGTCACCCACCACGGCCCCATCATCAACAGCCTCGTGAGTTATCCGGCGGGGGAACCGCTGGGGGAAGCGCCGTTGGCTTTGCGCTGGACGGCGCACGAAACGGACGAACAGTTCCGCGCCGTCTATCTCATGAATCGGGCGCGCAACTGCCGCGAATTCCACGAGGCCACCCGCGACTGGTCTGTGCCCGTGCAGAATATGGTGTCCGCGGACCGTGCCGGCAACATCGCCTACAGCTTCCCCGGTCGCCTCCCCATCCGCGCCAAAGGGGACGGGCGCGTGCCCGTGCCCGGTTGGACCGGCGAATACGAGTGGACGGGCTACGTGCCGTTTGCGGAAGTGCCCCACTACGTCAATCCGTCCCAGGGTTATATCGTCACGGCGAACAATCGCGTGGTGGATGACGCCTATCCTTATCCATTGGGATACGATTTTTCCGTCAAGGACCGCGCGGAACGCATTCACGAGATGATTCGGGCGCGGGAGCGGGTGGACGTGGCCGCCATGCAGGAGATGCAATACGACGTGCTTTCCCTGACGGCGCGGGCGTTGCGCCCATTTTGGGCGGAACTGACGACGGATGACGCGGAACTGACGCAGGTGATCGGGCTGATGCGGGGGTGGGATGGGCGGCTGAAGGCGGACAGCGCGGCGGCGGCGGTGTACCAGGTGTTCATGCGGCGGCTGCTACGGCTGGTATTGGCGGAGCGTTTGGGGGAGTTGATGGCGTATTATGCCGGCCAAGGCCCCACCCCCCTCCTCGCCGAAACCAACCAGTTTGGCGCGCGTAGTTGGGAGTGGCTGCTACGCATTCTGCATCAACCCGACTCGCACTGGTTTGCCCCGGAGCAGGGGCGCGCGCGGGATGACCTCATGCGGCAGGCGCTGCGGCAGGCGGTAGATTTCCTCACGAAAGAGTTGGGTGCGGACAAGTCGGAATGGGCCTGGGGGCGGCTGCACCAACTTACCTTTCCCCATCCCCTGGGCAACGTGCGCCCCCTGGACAAGCTCTTCAACCGCGGTCCGTTCCCCATCGGTGGCGACAGCACCACCGTTTGCGCCACGGGCGCGCACTTCTACGACCTGGCGACTGCCAGCCTCATCGGCCCGCCATACCGCATGATTGCCGACCTCAGCGACTGGCGCAACTGCGTCAGTATGCTCGCACCCGGCCAGTCAGGGCAGCCGGGAAGCAAGCATTACGATGACCAGGTGGAGGCCTTTTTCAACCGGGGGTATCACCCGATGCTGTTTTATCGCCAGGAGGTGGAGGAGCAGGCGCAAACGGTGCTGTGGCTCCAGCCCTAG
- a CDS encoding alpha-glucosidase/alpha-galactosidase: protein MPKITFIGAGSTVFAKNLLGDILSFPELAGATIALHDIDAERLETTALVARKLAHTLGVSPTVEVTTDRRQALAGADYVLCMIQVAGYKPGTVIDFEIPQKYGLRQTIADTLGIGGIMRGLRTMPVLLDICADMEALCPDAWFLNYVNPMAMNCWAISRASRVKTVGLCHSVQGTAGQLAYDLGIPAAEVNYLCAGINHMAFYLKFERNGQDLYPDLFRIAKDDRTPPSNKVRYDVLNRLGYFVTESSEHFSEYVPWFIKRDRPDLVERYNIPLNEYITRCELQIAGWEGLRAYLETAETLPVQQSGEYGALIIHSLETGQPRVVYGNVANEGLIDNLPAGCCVEVPCLVDKNGLQPTRIGALPPQLAALMQTNINVQALTVEAALTRRRAHIYHAAMLDPHTAAELDLDQIWALVDDLIAAHEDWLPRYQ, encoded by the coding sequence ATGCCGAAAATCACGTTTATTGGTGCCGGCAGCACGGTGTTTGCCAAGAACCTGCTGGGCGATATTCTCAGCTTCCCCGAACTGGCGGGGGCCACCATTGCCTTGCACGACATTGACGCGGAACGATTAGAGACGACGGCGTTGGTGGCGCGGAAGCTGGCGCATACGCTGGGGGTGTCTCCCACGGTGGAGGTGACGACGGATCGGCGGCAGGCGCTGGCGGGCGCGGACTACGTGCTGTGCATGATCCAGGTGGCGGGCTACAAGCCGGGGACGGTGATTGATTTCGAGATTCCGCAAAAGTATGGCCTGCGGCAGACCATTGCGGATACGTTGGGCATTGGCGGCATCATGCGCGGCCTGCGCACGATGCCCGTGTTGCTGGACATTTGCGCTGACATGGAGGCGCTCTGCCCGGATGCCTGGTTCCTGAATTACGTCAATCCCATGGCCATGAACTGCTGGGCGATCAGCCGCGCCAGCCGCGTCAAGACGGTGGGGTTGTGCCACAGCGTGCAGGGGACGGCGGGGCAGTTGGCGTATGACTTGGGGATTCCGGCGGCGGAGGTGAATTATTTGTGTGCCGGCATTAACCACATGGCCTTCTACCTCAAATTCGAGCGCAACGGCCAGGATTTGTATCCCGACTTGTTTCGCATAGCGAAAGACGACAGGACACCTCCATCCAACAAAGTCCGCTACGACGTCCTCAACCGGCTGGGCTACTTCGTCACCGAATCCAGCGAACATTTCAGCGAATACGTGCCCTGGTTCATCAAGCGGGACCGCCCCGACCTGGTCGAGCGGTACAACATCCCCCTGAACGAGTACATCACCCGTTGCGAGCTACAAATAGCGGGGTGGGAGGGGCTACGCGCCTATCTGGAGACGGCGGAGACGCTGCCCGTGCAGCAGAGTGGCGAATACGGCGCACTGATCATCCACAGCCTGGAAACGGGCCAGCCGCGCGTGGTCTATGGCAATGTGGCAAACGAGGGGCTGATTGACAACTTACCCGCCGGCTGCTGCGTGGAAGTGCCCTGCCTGGTGGACAAAAACGGCCTGCAACCAACGCGCATTGGCGCCCTCCCGCCCCAACTCGCCGCCCTGATGCAGACGAACATCAACGTACAGGCCCTCACCGTGGAAGCCGCCCTCACGCGCCGGCGCGCGCACATCTACCACGCCGCCATGCTCGACCCCCACACCGCCGCCGAACTCGACCTGGACCAAATCTGGGCGCTCGTAGACGACCTCATCGCCGCGCACGAAGACTGGCTACCCCGCTACCAATAG
- a CDS encoding metallophosphoesterase family protein: protein MKLAIISDIHGNLPALYTALEHIDQWRPDGVFVNGDIVNRGPWPAECLALMEERRQTEGWQLIRGNHEDYVISNTNPRLPSSGPEFEIRRNSYWTYQKLHGDMRVLRQMPNLISFADPGGAEVRLTHASTRSNRESLFSDMADAVLRDKIGPMPALFATAHTHRAFIRQVDQTIILNTGSVGMPFDNDPRLGYGQLCWQGNHWHVEIVRLPYDVQAAIDGFSSTGFLDEAGPVARLMLRELELAMPLTYAWEREYRRAILAGKISVAASIEAVLALTR, encoded by the coding sequence ATGAAGCTGGCGATTATCTCCGACATTCACGGCAATTTGCCGGCACTCTACACCGCGCTCGAACACATTGACCAATGGCGACCCGATGGCGTCTTCGTCAACGGCGACATCGTCAACCGCGGCCCCTGGCCCGCGGAATGCCTGGCCCTGATGGAAGAACGACGGCAAACCGAGGGATGGCAACTCATTCGCGGCAACCACGAAGATTACGTCATCAGCAATACGAATCCCCGGCTGCCCAGCAGCGGCCCTGAATTCGAAATACGGCGCAACTCCTACTGGACCTACCAGAAGCTCCACGGCGACATGCGCGTTCTGCGCCAGATGCCTAACTTGATCAGCTTCGCCGACCCTGGCGGCGCGGAAGTACGCTTGACACACGCCTCCACCCGCAGCAACCGCGAATCGCTCTTTTCCGACATGGCGGATGCGGTACTGCGCGATAAAATTGGGCCAATGCCGGCATTATTCGCCACCGCCCACACCCATCGCGCCTTCATACGTCAGGTAGACCAGACCATCATCCTCAACACCGGGTCGGTGGGCATGCCCTTCGACAACGACCCGCGCCTGGGATACGGTCAGTTGTGCTGGCAAGGCAATCACTGGCACGTCGAGATCGTGCGGCTGCCATATGACGTACAGGCGGCCATTGACGGCTTCAGCAGCACCGGCTTTCTGGACGAGGCCGGCCCCGTCGCCCGACTGATGCTGCGCGAGTTGGAGCTGGCCATGCCGCTGACCTATGCCTGGGAGAGAGAGTATCGCCGCGCGATTCTTGCCGGCAAAATCAGCGTGGCCGCTTCCATTGAAGCCGTGCTGGCGCTAACGCGATAA
- the tatA gene encoding twin-arginine translocase TatA/TatE family subunit produces MINGWEWIIILAVVLLVFGVGRVSKLGEELGKGIKAFRQGLREGQDEEDDSDDQAK; encoded by the coding sequence ATGATCAACGGTTGGGAATGGATTATCATTTTGGCCGTGGTTTTACTTGTTTTTGGCGTAGGCCGCGTGAGTAAACTCGGCGAGGAATTGGGCAAAGGTATCAAGGCGTTCCGTCAGGGGCTGCGCGAAGGCCAGGACGAAGAGGACGACAGCGACGACCAGGCCAAATAG